In one window of Ruminococcus hominis DNA:
- a CDS encoding DUF5717 family protein, with protein MKNKIKRLSKGDFHVPQPDIIFPETRIIMRVGEGEIYKGSFSLQNQGEGTIRGLVYPSSFRVHCEEQGFDGNPVNISYTYDGTGLVPGHVEHGKFTIVCNGGEYDIAFTAVIEKPFVMTSYGKVQSLEDFKKLTYRDPAEAEKLFRSRDFYEILKYEDKRIQALYDNMRKWELDQQALEEFLVGCKQKEKIYLTLEEESRAFTSMKEARKEKFTLKKNTWGHLDIDVHTEGDFLYVEHTKISTEEFLGNSYRVEYFISAERLHKGSNFGKIILETPYETLSYEIIVEKDICRDEEKRDETREYLSILKDYLVYESGKKELEEWTEDSIHKAERLRKMDENNEWYLLLQAHICIIGGKKEQARTLLESYNYNRFAIGKNVELSSYYLYLTTFLSNDTIGQRRVAEELAKSYMKHPDSWRILCMLINVDSEYKILSEKLRILEKLFNTEKTNSLIFYLEVFRCYREKSTSLKKLGMFEIRVLLFAAKYGLMTKELALYTANLASQSKAYDKHLFQTLVLCYKAYPESMILTSICTLLIKGNCVGKEYFEWYEKAVEEELKIAQLYEFYMESVDVDMFQKPLPRSVYLYFLHGNMLDYNKCAFLYANVINYEDEGSEIYAHYREEMESFAWRQLERRHINAHLRTIYKRFISEKELNPERVKALYDICYSYEVKTKVHNIKFIYVIAEDGKITQRVPYSEQGTLICLYAKSDRLVWENKDGRHYTDSIPYDSKRMFYELRYMDVCKRYLNSLKINQEEEAVPELTLEIVQKNGVEKYEDSEMLALSSKTIRENNYACDDFLTYVCFRLFKRGQYDKVILTYLANYYCGATIEMKELWREAKEYEVHTHKLGERILTQMLFSESLFGEAAIFEEYYAEGAYIGLQQAYLAYMSRAYVVENRKISKSVIDIICKEFEKGEETIDICKIAVLKYYAQKEYDSSMRKTLKKFMQDLCGKQIYFPFFMNYEKEWLIEQQLWDKTLIEYKGQKGSRVMLYYQLQKGDSENVDYSTEVLTPMYENLYVKKFVLFANEKLKYYFKEIIDGNVYRSEKAECTKKVEQGERGRYGRINDILLLDGEEQEAKMKEYEIEDAVAAHIFGEN; from the coding sequence TTGAAAAATAAAATAAAAAGACTTTCAAAAGGGGATTTTCATGTCCCGCAGCCTGACATTATTTTCCCAGAAACAAGGATTATTATGCGTGTCGGAGAAGGCGAAATATATAAAGGCAGTTTTTCATTACAGAACCAGGGAGAGGGGACAATCCGAGGATTGGTATACCCGTCTTCTTTTCGTGTACATTGTGAGGAACAGGGATTTGATGGGAATCCTGTAAATATATCCTATACATATGATGGGACCGGATTGGTGCCGGGGCATGTCGAACATGGAAAGTTCACTATCGTATGTAATGGCGGAGAATATGATATTGCTTTTACAGCAGTAATTGAGAAGCCGTTTGTGATGACTTCTTATGGAAAAGTTCAGAGCTTAGAAGATTTTAAAAAATTAACTTATCGTGATCCGGCAGAAGCGGAAAAATTATTCCGTTCCAGAGATTTTTATGAAATTTTAAAATACGAAGATAAAAGAATCCAGGCACTTTATGACAATATGCGTAAGTGGGAACTGGATCAACAGGCATTGGAAGAATTTTTAGTTGGCTGTAAACAAAAAGAAAAAATTTATCTGACACTGGAAGAAGAGAGTCGAGCTTTTACCTCTATGAAAGAGGCAAGAAAAGAAAAGTTTACATTGAAAAAGAACACTTGGGGACATTTGGATATTGATGTCCATACAGAGGGTGACTTTTTATATGTAGAACATACAAAGATATCGACAGAAGAATTTTTAGGAAATTCCTATAGAGTAGAGTATTTTATTAGTGCAGAACGTTTACATAAAGGCAGTAACTTTGGCAAGATTATTCTTGAAACGCCATATGAAACATTGTCATATGAAATCATTGTTGAAAAAGATATATGCAGAGATGAAGAGAAGAGAGATGAGACAAGAGAGTATTTGAGTATTCTGAAAGATTATCTTGTATATGAATCAGGCAAGAAAGAACTGGAAGAATGGACGGAGGATTCTATCCATAAGGCAGAGCGTCTGCGTAAGATGGATGAGAATAATGAATGGTATCTGCTTTTACAGGCACATATTTGTATTATCGGTGGAAAGAAGGAGCAGGCAAGAACGCTGCTTGAATCATACAATTATAACCGATTTGCAATTGGTAAGAATGTGGAACTTAGCTCGTATTATTTATATTTGACTACATTTTTAAGCAATGACACGATCGGACAGAGAAGAGTAGCGGAAGAGCTTGCAAAATCATATATGAAGCATCCAGACAGCTGGCGCATTTTATGTATGCTGATCAATGTAGATTCTGAATATAAAATCCTCAGTGAGAAGCTTCGTATTTTAGAAAAATTATTTAATACAGAAAAGACAAACAGCCTTATATTTTATCTGGAGGTATTTCGTTGTTATCGTGAAAAGAGTACAAGCTTGAAAAAATTAGGCATGTTTGAAATCCGAGTGCTTTTATTTGCGGCAAAATACGGATTGATGACAAAGGAGCTTGCACTTTATACAGCCAATCTGGCAAGTCAGTCGAAAGCATATGATAAACATTTGTTCCAGACATTGGTGCTGTGCTATAAAGCATATCCGGAAAGTATGATACTGACTTCTATCTGTACCCTTTTGATAAAAGGAAACTGTGTAGGAAAAGAGTATTTTGAGTGGTATGAAAAGGCTGTTGAAGAGGAATTGAAAATCGCACAGCTTTACGAATTTTATATGGAATCAGTGGATGTAGATATGTTTCAGAAGCCATTACCACGATCTGTATATTTGTATTTTTTGCATGGCAATATGCTTGATTACAATAAATGTGCATTTTTGTATGCCAATGTTATTAACTATGAAGATGAGGGCAGTGAAATTTATGCACATTATCGTGAAGAGATGGAATCATTTGCATGGAGACAATTGGAACGCAGACATATTAATGCACATTTAAGAACAATATATAAAAGATTTATTTCAGAAAAAGAACTGAATCCGGAACGTGTGAAGGCATTATATGATATTTGCTATTCTTATGAGGTGAAAACGAAGGTACATAACATAAAATTTATTTATGTCATTGCAGAAGATGGGAAGATTACACAGAGAGTACCATATTCAGAGCAGGGCACATTAATCTGTCTGTATGCAAAATCAGACCGCCTTGTGTGGGAAAACAAAGATGGAAGACATTATACAGATTCTATTCCATATGATAGCAAGCGTATGTTCTATGAACTTCGTTACATGGATGTTTGTAAGCGCTATTTGAATAGTTTGAAAATAAATCAGGAAGAAGAAGCTGTCCCTGAACTGACTTTAGAAATCGTACAGAAAAATGGCGTGGAAAAATACGAAGACAGTGAGATGCTGGCACTTAGCAGTAAAACAATCCGTGAAAATAATTATGCATGCGATGATTTCCTTACATATGTATGTTTCAGACTGTTTAAAAGAGGACAGTATGATAAAGTAATCCTGACATATCTGGCAAATTATTATTGTGGAGCTACGATCGAGATGAAAGAACTCTGGAGAGAAGCAAAGGAATATGAGGTGCATACTCACAAGCTCGGAGAACGAATCCTGACACAGATGCTTTTTTCAGAATCTTTATTTGGCGAGGCTGCCATTTTTGAGGAATATTATGCAGAAGGTGCATATATTGGACTGCAGCAGGCTTATCTGGCATATATGTCGAGAGCGTATGTAGTAGAAAATAGAAAAATCAGTAAGAGTGTGATTGATATTATCTGCAAAGAATTTGAAAAAGGTGAAGAGACAATCGATATCTGTAAGATTGCGGTGCTGAAATATTATGCACAGAAAGAATATGATTCTTCAATGAGAAAAACATTGAAAAAGTTTATGCAGGATTTATGTGGAAAACAGATATATTTCCCATTCTTTATGAATTATGAGAAAGAATGGCTGATTGAACAGCAGCTGTGGGATAAGACATTAATTGAATACAAAGGGCAGAAGGGTAGCAGAGTCATGCTGTATTATCAGTTGCAGAAAGGTGATTCTGAAAATGTGGATTATTCAACAGAAGTATTGACACCAATGTATGAAAATTTATATGTTAAAAAATTTGTCCTGTTTGCCAATGAAAAATTAAAATATTATTTTAAAGAAATAATAGATGGTAATGTATATCGAAGCGAAAAAGCAGAGTGTACAAAAAAAGTGGAGCAAGGCGAACGGGGACGTTATGGAAGAATCAATGATATTCTGCTTTTAGATGGAGAAGAACAAGAAGCAAAGATGAAAGAGTATGAGATAGAAGATGCTGTCGCTGCTCATATATTCGGAGAAAATTAA
- a CDS encoding AAA family ATPase, producing MKLVITMSRRFGTGASVIANELSKRLDIPVYDKAYIEQKLGEHEYETEADAIRKLAEKPCIILGRCASDILKDRMNVLNIYVCAAKEDRIHRIMKLENLSYDAAKERVEKTDEQRAAYYYEHTGKTWGDVNDYHMILDTSELGVDHCADILMQYFERLEYI from the coding sequence ATGAAATTAGTGATTACAATGAGTCGACGTTTCGGAACCGGTGCAAGCGTCATTGCAAATGAACTGTCAAAGCGCCTGGATATTCCGGTATATGACAAAGCATATATTGAGCAGAAATTAGGAGAACATGAATATGAAACAGAGGCTGATGCAATTCGTAAGCTTGCTGAGAAACCTTGTATTATACTTGGTCGATGTGCCTCCGATATCTTAAAAGACCGCATGAATGTTTTAAACATTTATGTTTGCGCTGCAAAAGAGGATCGTATCCATCGAATCATGAAACTAGAGAATCTTTCTTATGATGCTGCCAAAGAAAGGGTCGAAAAGACAGACGAACAGCGTGCCGCCTATTATTATGAACATACCGGTAAAACATGGGGCGATGTCAATGACTACCACATGATTCTTGACACAAGTGAATTAGGTGTTGATCACTGTGCCGATATCCTTATGCAATATTTTGAAAGACTGGAATACATTTAA
- a CDS encoding peptidyl-prolyl cis-trans isomerase, producing the protein MKGERTKNMNQWKKRVTALGLAGMLAVTGLTGCGSMNNDDVVATVGESEIKLGVANFYARMQQAQYETYYAGMMGTTGEELWAKETDGKTYEQSVKSDMIKSLENIYILEQHASEYEVVLSEDEKKAIDKAAEEFDENNALEDKEAVSGYNKYVKKVLELLTIQSKMEDAMTADVDTEVSDDEAAQKAMKYVFYSYTKDENDSTSTMSETEKTEVKKKATDFAEKLKNSDTKDIDAVANEAGMEVQTATFDSESTSPNADLVKAADALTVEGDVTDAIETDSGIYVAKVTSFLDRTATDAKKQSIVEERKKDQYDDLLKKWRKKTDINLNKRVWKKVDFQKQGVTVKDTSGNTEESAE; encoded by the coding sequence ATGAAGGGAGAACGGACAAAAAATATGAATCAGTGGAAAAAAAGAGTGACTGCTCTGGGACTGGCAGGTATGTTAGCTGTTACTGGTCTGACAGGATGCGGCTCTATGAATAATGATGACGTTGTTGCAACAGTAGGAGAAAGCGAAATAAAATTAGGTGTGGCAAATTTCTATGCGAGAATGCAGCAGGCACAGTATGAAACTTATTACGCAGGTATGATGGGAACGACAGGTGAAGAACTGTGGGCAAAGGAAACAGATGGTAAGACATATGAGCAGTCAGTTAAAAGTGATATGATTAAGTCATTGGAGAATATATATATTTTGGAGCAGCATGCTTCAGAGTATGAGGTGGTACTTAGCGAGGATGAAAAGAAAGCAATCGATAAGGCGGCAGAGGAATTTGATGAGAATAATGCACTTGAAGACAAAGAGGCAGTCTCAGGGTATAATAAGTATGTCAAGAAAGTTCTGGAGCTTTTAACAATTCAGAGTAAGATGGAAGATGCGATGACAGCGGATGTGGATACAGAGGTGTCAGATGATGAGGCAGCTCAGAAAGCTATGAAATATGTATTTTATAGTTATACAAAGGATGAGAACGATTCGACATCAACAATGAGTGAGACAGAAAAGACAGAAGTGAAGAAAAAGGCAACAGATTTTGCGGAAAAATTGAAGAATAGTGATACAAAGGATATTGATGCCGTAGCGAATGAAGCTGGCATGGAAGTACAGACTGCTACATTTGATTCAGAATCTACTTCTCCGAATGCAGATTTAGTGAAGGCAGCAGATGCTCTTACAGTAGAAGGCGACGTAACAGATGCGATTGAGACGGATTCTGGTATATATGTTGCAAAAGTGACAAGCTTTCTGGATCGTACTGCAACAGACGCAAAGAAGCAGTCAATTGTAGAAGAGAGAAAGAAGGATCAATATGATGATCTTTTGAAAAAATGGAGAAAGAAAACAGATATTAATCTGAATAAACGTGTATGGAAGAAAGTGGATTTCCAGAAACAGGGTGTGACAGTAAAAGATACATCAGGTAATACAGAAGAGAGTGCAGAGTAA
- the mfd gene encoding transcription-repair coupling factor: MNALLSPLKELADYEEIIKNRNRESGTIQITGCVNSQKTHLMYALSKGVKYNLVVFSNEEKAKQAYEEYKFLDENTYYYPARDLLFYHADIKGKYLQSQRMEVIRAILECDKSASITVITTMDAFLDGVIGPKEIETQKLTLLSGDVLEFGKVQEQLVKMGYERETQIESPGQFAVRGGILDVFPLTDELPVRIELWGDEIDSIRTFDAESQRSIENLEKVTIYPTGELITDETKSVSFLEYFNRKESLLLLDEPIRLLEQAKEIESEYQKSRENRQEAGMEESADELLVFAVEEIIEKMNQYSSVAFTTLESKCGTFHVRRTYSLQTKGVNPYNNSFEMLTLDLKRLKRNGYRVILLSGSRTRARRLAEDLRDYELSSYYSETLEKEVQPGEILVTYGHVTEGYEYPMLKFVVIAESDIFGRKKKKRKKRHSYEGQKIRDFTELKVGDYVVHENHGLGVYEGIEKIQVDKVTKDYMKIRYAGDSALYILATQLDMIQKYAGADAKKPKLNKLGTAQWQKTKSQVRSAVKLVAKDLVELYAARQQADGYVYEPDTVWQKEFEEMFPFEETEDQLQAIEDTKHDMESHKIMDRLICGDVGFGKTEIAIRAAFKAVQEGKQVVYLVPTTILAQQHYNNFVQRMKEFPVRVDLLCRFRTSTEQKKTIEDLKKGLVDIVIGTHRVLSKDVQYKDLGLLIIDEEQRFGVTHKEKIKKLRENIDVLTLTATPIPRTLHMSLIGIRDMSVLEEAPMDRMPIQTYVMEYNDEMVREAIERELARNGQVYYVYNRVSDIADVADKVQKLVPDANVMFAHGQMNERQLEDIMYDFINGEIDVLISTTIIETGLDISNANTMIIHDADRLGLSQLYQLRGRVGRSNRMAYAFLLYRRDKLLKEVAEKRLAAIREFTELGSGFKIAMRDLEIRGAGNLLGAEQHGHMEAVGYDLYCKMLNEAVKQEKGEMDEDIFNTTIDLNVDAYIPDSYISNEFQKLDIYKRIASIENEEEMDDMLEELIDRFGDVPRKVQQLLHIALLKALAHSVYVTAVEQKTDTIKIVMYEKAKVDPKKIPGLLKMYHGNLVLKAETTPYFLYQKKGKNKKEKSEDVLELVKKLLNDIKTLLEI, from the coding sequence GTGAATGCATTGTTGTCACCGCTAAAGGAACTGGCGGATTATGAAGAAATTATAAAAAATAGAAATAGAGAATCCGGTACTATACAGATTACGGGATGTGTAAATTCTCAGAAAACACATTTGATGTATGCGCTCAGTAAAGGCGTGAAATATAATCTTGTTGTATTTTCAAATGAGGAAAAAGCTAAACAGGCGTATGAAGAATATAAATTTCTTGATGAAAACACATATTATTATCCGGCCCGTGATTTGTTGTTTTATCATGCAGACATCAAAGGAAAATATTTGCAGAGCCAGCGAATGGAAGTTATCAGGGCAATACTGGAATGTGACAAGAGTGCATCAATTACTGTAATCACAACGATGGATGCATTTCTTGATGGGGTGATCGGGCCAAAAGAGATAGAAACACAAAAACTTACATTGTTATCCGGGGATGTTCTTGAGTTTGGTAAGGTGCAGGAACAACTTGTGAAAATGGGATATGAGAGGGAAACGCAGATTGAAAGTCCGGGGCAGTTTGCTGTCCGTGGCGGAATTTTGGATGTATTTCCATTGACAGATGAATTGCCGGTAAGAATTGAACTGTGGGGAGATGAGATTGACTCTATTCGGACATTTGATGCAGAAAGTCAGCGCTCAATTGAAAATTTAGAAAAGGTAACGATTTATCCGACAGGAGAATTGATAACGGATGAGACAAAAAGCGTTTCTTTTTTGGAGTATTTTAACAGAAAAGAAAGTCTGTTGTTATTAGATGAGCCAATCCGGCTTCTGGAACAGGCAAAAGAGATAGAATCAGAATATCAAAAAAGCAGAGAAAACCGACAAGAAGCAGGTATGGAGGAGTCTGCGGACGAACTTTTGGTATTTGCGGTAGAAGAGATAATTGAGAAGATGAATCAGTATTCATCGGTTGCATTTACTACGTTAGAATCAAAGTGTGGCACATTTCATGTGAGACGGACATATTCGCTCCAGACAAAAGGGGTCAATCCATATAATAACAGTTTTGAAATGCTGACACTTGATCTAAAACGATTAAAACGAAATGGCTACAGAGTGATTTTGTTATCAGGCTCAAGAACGAGAGCACGAAGACTGGCAGAAGATCTTCGGGATTATGAGCTGAGCAGTTATTACAGTGAAACATTGGAAAAAGAGGTACAGCCGGGCGAGATACTTGTGACTTACGGACATGTAACGGAAGGATATGAATATCCGATGTTAAAGTTTGTGGTTATTGCAGAAAGTGATATTTTTGGCAGAAAAAAGAAAAAGCGCAAGAAAAGACATAGTTATGAAGGACAGAAAATTCGGGATTTTACAGAATTAAAAGTGGGTGATTATGTTGTTCATGAAAATCATGGCCTTGGTGTATATGAGGGAATCGAGAAGATACAAGTTGATAAAGTAACGAAGGACTATATGAAGATTCGCTATGCGGGAGACAGTGCACTGTATATTCTTGCAACGCAGCTGGATATGATTCAGAAGTACGCAGGTGCAGATGCAAAAAAACCTAAATTAAATAAACTCGGAACAGCGCAGTGGCAGAAAACCAAAAGCCAGGTTCGAAGTGCAGTGAAGCTGGTAGCAAAAGATCTGGTGGAATTGTATGCAGCACGTCAGCAGGCAGATGGATATGTCTACGAACCAGATACGGTATGGCAGAAAGAATTTGAAGAAATGTTTCCATTTGAAGAAACTGAAGACCAGCTGCAGGCGATAGAAGATACGAAACATGATATGGAGAGCCATAAAATCATGGACAGGTTGATCTGTGGGGATGTCGGATTTGGCAAAACAGAGATTGCTATACGCGCGGCATTCAAAGCAGTCCAGGAAGGAAAACAGGTGGTATATCTTGTGCCTACAACAATACTGGCACAGCAACATTATAATAATTTTGTACAGCGTATGAAAGAATTTCCGGTACGTGTTGATCTATTGTGCAGGTTTAGAACCAGTACAGAACAGAAAAAAACAATAGAGGATCTGAAAAAAGGGCTGGTAGATATTGTAATTGGAACACATCGTGTGTTGTCAAAGGATGTACAATATAAAGATTTGGGGCTTTTGATCATTGACGAAGAACAGCGTTTTGGAGTGACACATAAAGAAAAAATAAAAAAATTGCGTGAAAATATTGATGTATTGACGCTGACAGCAACACCGATCCCGAGGACACTTCATATGAGTTTGATCGGAATACGTGATATGAGCGTGCTAGAAGAGGCTCCGATGGATCGTATGCCGATTCAGACTTATGTAATGGAATATAATGATGAGATGGTAAGAGAAGCCATCGAACGCGAGCTTGCCAGAAATGGACAAGTATATTATGTATATAATCGTGTCAGTGATATTGCGGATGTGGCAGATAAGGTACAAAAATTGGTTCCGGATGCGAATGTAATGTTTGCACATGGGCAAATGAATGAACGTCAATTAGAAGATATTATGTATGACTTTATCAATGGTGAGATTGATGTGTTGATTTCAACAACGATCATAGAGACCGGTCTGGATATTTCAAATGCGAATACCATGATCATCCATGATGCTGACCGGCTTGGACTATCTCAGTTGTATCAGCTGAGAGGAAGAGTTGGAAGATCCAATCGAATGGCATATGCATTTTTGTTATATAGAAGAGATAAATTGTTAAAAGAAGTGGCAGAAAAGCGATTGGCAGCAATCCGGGAATTTACAGAACTTGGTTCAGGATTTAAGATTGCAATGCGTGATCTTGAAATCCGTGGTGCAGGAAACCTGCTTGGTGCAGAGCAGCATGGACATATGGAAGCGGTTGGCTATGATTTATATTGCAAGATGCTTAATGAAGCGGTTAAGCAGGAAAAAGGTGAGATGGACGAAGATATTTTCAATACAACGATAGATCTGAATGTGGATGCCTATATTCCGGATAGTTATATTTCAAATGAATTTCAGAAGCTGGATATTTACAAACGAATCGCAAGTATTGAAAATGAAGAAGAAATGGATGATATGCTTGAAGAGCTGATTGACCGTTTTGGAGATGTTCCGAGAAAGGTGCAGCAGCTATTGCATATTGCGCTGCTTAAAGCACTCGCACATTCTGTTTATGTGACAGCAGTAGAACAGAAAACTGATACAATTAAGATTGTAATGTATGAAAAAGCAAAGGTGGATCCAAAGAAGATACCGGGCTTGTTGAAAATGTATCATGGAAATTTGGTGTTAAAGGCAGAGACAACGCCATATTTTCTCTATCAGAAAAAGGGAAAGAATAAAAAGGAAAAAAGCGAAGATGTTCTTGAACTTGTGAAAAAGCTGTTAAATGATATAAAAACCTTGTTAGAAATATAA
- the pth gene encoding aminoacyl-tRNA hydrolase: MFIIVGLGNPSKEYEGTRHNAGFEVIDRIADKYNISVDTKKHRALIGKGIIGGQKVILAKPQTFMNLSGESVRSLLDYYKVDEEQEFIVIYDDISLDNGQIRIRAKGSAGGHNGIKNIIAHLGGQVFPRVKVGVGEKPSKYDLADYVLGHFSKEEQVLMDEGYAHAVHAVEMILEGDISAAMNEYNRKKKEE; the protein is encoded by the coding sequence ATGTTTATTATAGTAGGATTAGGTAATCCATCAAAAGAATATGAAGGAACAAGACATAATGCAGGATTTGAGGTTATAGACCGAATTGCTGATAAATATAATATTTCCGTAGATACAAAAAAACACCGTGCACTGATTGGAAAAGGAATCATAGGGGGTCAGAAAGTAATCCTTGCGAAACCACAGACTTTTATGAATCTTAGTGGTGAGAGTGTGAGAAGTTTGTTGGATTACTATAAGGTAGATGAAGAACAGGAATTCATCGTGATTTACGATGATATCAGTCTGGATAACGGACAGATCCGTATTCGTGCCAAAGGAAGTGCAGGAGGACATAACGGGATTAAGAATATTATAGCACATCTTGGTGGACAGGTATTTCCAAGAGTAAAAGTCGGAGTTGGAGAAAAACCATCAAAATATGATCTGGCAGATTATGTGCTTGGACATTTTTCAAAAGAAGAGCAGGTGCTTATGGATGAAGGCTATGCTCATGCAGTACATGCAGTTGAGATGATTCTGGAAGGCGATATTTCTGCTGCAATGAATGAATATAATCGGAAAAAGAAGGAAGAGTAA
- a CDS encoding FMN-binding protein, whose amino-acid sequence MGSKTKIVVLHMKEIVYTLIFAALGILLIILLVIMFRFGHSSTPTASARLYTPGIYTSSLTLNNTNLEVEVTVDESQIKAIRLSNLDESTAAMFPLLQPAIENIADQVCKTQSTDNITLSSETPYTSQILLDAINEAIEKAAVH is encoded by the coding sequence ATGGGGTCTAAAACTAAAATCGTAGTTCTTCACATGAAAGAAATCGTATATACACTTATCTTTGCAGCCTTAGGAATACTTTTAATCATTTTACTGGTCATCATGTTTCGCTTTGGACACTCGTCTACACCTACAGCCTCAGCCAGGCTCTATACTCCCGGAATTTATACATCTTCCCTCACTTTAAATAATACGAATCTGGAAGTAGAAGTAACTGTAGATGAATCACAGATTAAAGCAATCCGACTGTCAAATCTGGATGAAAGTACAGCCGCCATGTTTCCTCTGCTGCAACCGGCTATTGAAAATATAGCAGATCAGGTTTGTAAAACCCAGTCAACCGACAATATTACTCTTTCATCTGAAACACCATATACCTCACAAATCCTCCTGGATGCAATTAATGAAGCCATTGAAAAAGCCGCAGTCCATTAG
- a CDS encoding HAD family hydrolase, with amino-acid sequence MIIVDYRKGYEVTMYKACIFDLDGTLTNTLDSLVYSTNETLKEMKLPQISEEQCRLFVGNGARVQMEKALGSSGSENLDRIEEAMQIYGRIFDANCTYHVVPYEGITEMLESMKNRGLKLAVLSNKPHKQAVHVVETIFGKETFQWIQGQIDTVPRKPDPTAVLQIAEKLGATPEETLYIGDSEVDVATGKNAQMHTVGVTWGFRGKEVLEDAGAELIVDSPEEIMNMIED; translated from the coding sequence ATGATAATCGTAGACTACAGGAAAGGGTATGAAGTAACCATGTATAAAGCATGTATATTTGATTTGGATGGAACATTGACAAACACATTAGACTCTCTTGTGTATTCGACAAACGAGACATTAAAAGAGATGAAGCTTCCGCAGATTTCAGAAGAACAGTGTCGACTGTTTGTCGGGAATGGAGCAAGGGTGCAGATGGAAAAAGCACTGGGGAGTTCAGGATCAGAGAACCTTGACAGAATTGAAGAAGCAATGCAGATATATGGACGTATATTTGATGCGAATTGCACATATCATGTAGTACCTTATGAAGGAATCACAGAGATGCTGGAGTCGATGAAGAATCGAGGGTTGAAACTTGCAGTTTTGTCAAATAAGCCACATAAGCAGGCGGTTCATGTTGTGGAGACTATTTTTGGCAAAGAGACATTTCAATGGATTCAAGGGCAGATAGACACAGTTCCGAGAAAACCAGATCCTACGGCTGTACTTCAGATTGCAGAGAAATTAGGAGCAACACCAGAAGAGACACTATATATTGGTGATTCAGAAGTGGATGTAGCTACAGGTAAGAATGCACAGATGCATACCGTAGGAGTGACATGGGGATTTCGTGGCAAAGAGGTTTTAGAAGATGCCGGGGCGGAATTGATTGTAGATTCGCCAGAAGAAATCATGAACATGATAGAGGATTAG
- the sigG gene encoding RNA polymerase sporulation sigma factor SigG — translation MALNKVEICGVNTAKLPLLSEQEKEALFVRIKQGDKDAREEYIKGNLRLVLSVIKRFSSSNENADDLFQVGCVGLMKAVDNFEPDRLVKFSTYAVPMIIGEVRRYLRDNNSIRVSRSLRDTAYRAIYAKEAYVKMNMKEPTVEEIAQEIGISKEDIVFAMDAIQSPMSLYEPIYSDGGDTLYVMDQVSDKKNKEENWVEELSLEAAMNRLGERERHIIQMRFFEGKTQVEVAKEIQISQAQVSRLEKNALLIMRQYLTGK, via the coding sequence ATGGCTCTGAATAAAGTTGAAATATGTGGTGTAAATACAGCGAAGCTTCCTCTCCTGTCGGAACAGGAGAAGGAAGCTTTGTTTGTTCGTATTAAACAAGGAGATAAGGACGCTAGAGAAGAATATATAAAGGGAAATCTCAGACTGGTTTTAAGTGTAATCAAGCGATTTTCGTCAAGTAATGAAAATGCTGATGATCTGTTTCAGGTTGGATGCGTGGGACTGATGAAGGCAGTGGATAATTTTGAACCGGATCGCCTGGTGAAATTTTCGACATATGCAGTGCCGATGATCATAGGAGAAGTCAGACGTTATTTGAGAGATAATAATTCAATCAGGGTGAGTCGGTCACTTAGGGATACGGCATACAGAGCAATATATGCAAAAGAGGCATATGTGAAAATGAATATGAAAGAACCGACAGTAGAAGAAATTGCACAGGAGATTGGTATTTCAAAAGAAGATATCGTGTTTGCAATGGATGCAATTCAAAGTCCGATGAGTTTGTATGAGCCGATTTATAGCGATGGAGGTGATACGTTATATGTTATGGATCAGGTGAGCGATAAAAAGAATAAGGAAGAAAACTGGGTAGAAGAATTGTCTTTGGAAGCGGCGATGAATCGGTTGGGAGAAAGAGAACGTCATATTATACAGATGCGGTTTTTTGAAGGAAAAACACAGGTAGAAGTGGCAAAGGAGATTCAAATTTCACAGGCACAAGTAAGCAGATTGGAGAAAAATGCGTTGCTTATAATGAGACAATATTTAACCGGAAAATAA